One region of Flavobacterium sp. KACC 22763 genomic DNA includes:
- a CDS encoding GNAT family N-acetyltransferase, with protein sequence MNSTEQLVLRKAVLSEIPAIWEILQDAIEQRRLDGSTQWQDGYPNELSIKSDIENGYGYVFTEDESILAYAAIIFDKEPAYENIEGKWLTDDDYTVVHRVAVSKLAKGKGIATKLFQSIEGLSVENKIYSIKVDTNFDNTPMLKILDRLKYTYCGEVYFRGSARKAFEKRLI encoded by the coding sequence ATGAATTCTACAGAACAGTTAGTTTTAAGAAAAGCAGTTCTTTCTGAAATACCAGCAATTTGGGAAATACTGCAAGATGCCATCGAACAGAGACGATTAGACGGAAGCACGCAGTGGCAAGATGGATATCCGAACGAACTTTCTATTAAAAGCGATATCGAAAATGGTTACGGATATGTTTTTACAGAAGACGAATCGATTCTGGCTTATGCAGCGATTATTTTTGACAAAGAGCCTGCCTACGAAAATATCGAAGGCAAATGGCTTACCGATGACGATTATACTGTTGTGCATCGCGTAGCAGTTTCAAAATTGGCAAAAGGAAAAGGGATTGCAACAAAATTATTCCAAAGCATTGAAGGCTTATCTGTCGAAAATAAAATTTATAGTATAAAAGTAGACACAAACTTCGATAATACTCCGATGTTGAAAATTTTAGACAGACTAAAATATACATATTGCGGCGAAGTTTATTTTAGAGGCTCTGCAAGAAAAGCATTTGAAAAACGATTGATATAA
- a CDS encoding glycerol-3-phosphate dehydrogenase/oxidase, whose amino-acid sequence MNRSTQLTKLQNTENWDVIIIGGGASGLGTAVDAASRGYKTILFEAVDFAKGTSSRSTKLVHGGVRYLAQGDVHLVREALKERGLLAQNAAHLVKNQSFIIPNYHLLTGYFYTIGLKIYDLLSGFLSLGSSKYLSKNKTIEMLPNVEEKDLVNGVIYHDGQFDDSRLAINLAQTAVENGACLLNYTKVTNLLKDDKNQIIGVQVQDQESGIKYDIKGSVVINATGVFTNAIMKLNDKVYKKYIVPSQGIHLVLDKSFLPGENALMIPKTKDGRVLFAVPWHNRIVVGTTDTLIKKQSLEPIALESEIQFVLETAQRFLAKKPERKDVLSVFAGLRPLAAPKEEGKSTKEVSRSHKIIVSETGLITITGGKWTTYRKIAEDIIDKAIKTGKLEKKECSTEHLSIHGNQPTNSLDRENHLYIYGTDIPKIIELLESEPELKEKLHPNHEFTMAEVVWAVRYEMARTVDDILARRVRLLFLDARAAIEVSEKTARVIAKELGHDEAWINSEIANFKQIAKGFLLSEFR is encoded by the coding sequence ATGAACCGCTCCACGCAATTAACCAAACTACAAAATACTGAAAATTGGGATGTAATAATAATTGGCGGAGGTGCAAGCGGTCTTGGGACGGCAGTTGACGCAGCAAGTCGCGGTTACAAAACCATTTTATTTGAAGCCGTAGATTTTGCAAAAGGAACTTCAAGCCGAAGCACCAAATTGGTTCATGGCGGTGTACGTTATTTGGCTCAAGGTGATGTGCATTTAGTTAGAGAAGCATTAAAAGAACGAGGCTTATTAGCACAAAACGCGGCTCATTTAGTCAAAAATCAATCGTTTATAATTCCAAACTATCATTTACTGACCGGTTATTTTTATACGATCGGATTAAAAATTTACGATTTATTATCAGGCTTTTTAAGTTTAGGAAGTTCCAAATATCTTTCAAAAAATAAAACTATTGAAATGCTTCCAAACGTCGAGGAAAAAGATTTGGTCAATGGCGTTATTTATCATGACGGTCAATTTGATGATTCTCGTCTAGCCATCAATCTTGCTCAAACCGCTGTAGAAAACGGAGCTTGTCTTTTAAATTATACAAAAGTTACCAATTTATTGAAAGACGACAAAAATCAAATTATTGGAGTTCAGGTTCAAGATCAAGAAAGCGGAATTAAATATGATATAAAAGGTTCTGTGGTAATAAATGCAACAGGAGTTTTTACAAACGCCATCATGAAATTAAATGATAAAGTTTATAAAAAATATATTGTCCCAAGTCAGGGAATTCATTTGGTTCTAGACAAATCTTTTCTTCCAGGCGAAAATGCTTTAATGATTCCGAAAACAAAAGACGGAAGAGTTTTATTTGCTGTTCCGTGGCATAACCGAATTGTAGTTGGAACAACTGATACTTTAATAAAGAAACAAAGTTTAGAACCTATCGCTTTAGAAAGCGAAATTCAGTTTGTTTTGGAAACTGCGCAAAGGTTCTTGGCAAAAAAGCCCGAAAGAAAAGATGTATTATCTGTTTTTGCAGGATTGCGTCCGTTGGCTGCGCCGAAAGAAGAAGGCAAAAGCACTAAAGAAGTTTCTAGAAGCCATAAAATTATAGTTTCAGAAACGGGTCTTATTACCATTACTGGAGGAAAATGGACAACATACAGAAAAATTGCGGAGGATATTATTGATAAAGCTATCAAAACTGGCAAATTAGAAAAGAAAGAATGCAGTACGGAACATCTTTCAATTCATGGAAATCAACCAACGAATTCTTTAGATAGGGAAAATCACCTATATATATATGGTACTGATATTCCAAAAATAATAGAATTACTGGAAAGCGAACCTGAGCTAAAAGAAAAGCTGCATCCTAATCACGAATTTACAATGGCAGAAGTTGTTTGGGCAGTTCGTTACGAAATGGCACGAACTGTAGACGATATTTTAGCCAGAAGAGTTCGTTTATTATTCTTAGATGCCAGAGCTGCAATTGAAGTTTCGGAGAAAACAGCAAGAGTAATTGCCAAAGAATTAGGACATGATGAAGCTTGGATAAACTCAGAAATTGCCAATTTTAAGCAAATTGCAAAAGGTTTTCTACTGTCTGAATTCCGATAA
- a CDS encoding MarR family winged helix-turn-helix transcriptional regulator gives MTIEEVIKSTVKMDNAKKVILNIMYTQNVIQDHFNELIKPYDLSGEQYNVLRILRGQKGKPANMCVIQERMLAKTSNTTRLVDKLLLKDFVTRNVCPNNRRKIEVSITQKGLDVLKELDPKVDEHEQTFANNLKPEELVFLNQLLEKYRTNK, from the coding sequence ATGACAATTGAAGAGGTTATTAAGAGTACGGTTAAGATGGATAATGCGAAAAAAGTTATTCTGAATATCATGTACACGCAAAATGTGATTCAGGATCATTTCAACGAGTTGATCAAACCGTATGATTTATCTGGAGAACAGTACAATGTGTTGCGTATATTAAGAGGACAAAAAGGAAAGCCTGCTAATATGTGCGTGATACAAGAGCGAATGCTTGCTAAAACAAGCAACACAACACGTTTGGTAGACAAATTATTATTGAAAGATTTTGTTACACGGAATGTCTGTCCGAATAATCGAAGAAAAATTGAAGTTTCGATTACACAAAAAGGATTAGACGTTTTAAAAGAATTAGATCCGAAAGTAGATGAACACGAACAAACGTTTGCAAACAATTTAAAACCAGAAGAATTAGTTTTCTTAAACCAACTATTAGAAAAATATAGAACCAACAAATAA
- a CDS encoding NAD(P)H-dependent oxidoreductase, with protein MSNFLANQNWRYATKQFDASKKISDADFNTLKEAVRLSASSYGLQPYKVVIVENPELREKLKGAAWGQTQITDASHLFIFANDLSLDAGSVDKYISNISEVRGVPVDALGGFSDMMKNVISNLSEDAKHIWTAKQTYLALGNLLNAAAELKIDATPMEGFNAAQFNEILGFDKLGLNASVIATVGYRHDDDKSQHQKKVRKSHEELFITL; from the coding sequence ATGAGCAATTTTTTAGCAAATCAAAATTGGCGATACGCAACTAAACAGTTTGATGCATCAAAAAAGATATCAGATGCTGATTTCAATACACTAAAAGAAGCAGTTAGATTAAGTGCTTCTTCATACGGATTACAACCTTATAAAGTAGTTATTGTTGAAAATCCAGAATTAAGAGAAAAATTAAAAGGTGCAGCTTGGGGACAAACTCAAATTACAGACGCTTCTCACCTATTCATTTTTGCAAACGACTTAAGCCTTGATGCAGGTTCTGTTGACAAATATATCAGCAACATCAGCGAAGTAAGAGGTGTTCCAGTTGATGCTTTAGGCGGATTCAGCGATATGATGAAAAATGTAATTTCAAACTTATCTGAAGATGCAAAACACATATGGACTGCAAAACAGACTTACTTAGCTTTAGGAAACTTATTAAATGCAGCGGCTGAATTAAAAATTGACGCAACACCAATGGAAGGTTTCAATGCTGCTCAATTTAATGAAATTTTAGGTTTCGATAAATTAGGTTTAAACGCTTCAGTTATTGCAACTGTTGGTTACAGACATGATGACGACAAATCTCAACACCAGAAAAAAGTTAGAAAATCACACGAGGAATTATTTATCACACTATAA
- a CDS encoding YceI family protein, with protein MKNLKTIAIALFVAAAGISVNAQTKKIDVKASTIKWVGKKVTGEHSGTVNFKEGAVIFKGKKLAGGNFTVDMTSLTSTDLTGEYQGKLNGHLKADDFFGTEKFPTSKLVFKTIGAKSTDVYTVTADLTIKGITKPVTFDITVKGNTATTAFKVDRTKYDIKYGSGSFFEGLGDKTINDEFELAVALKF; from the coding sequence ATGAAAAATTTAAAAACTATTGCAATAGCATTATTCGTAGCAGCAGCTGGAATCTCAGTAAACGCTCAAACTAAAAAAATCGACGTAAAAGCTTCTACTATTAAATGGGTAGGTAAAAAAGTAACTGGAGAGCACTCAGGAACTGTAAACTTCAAAGAAGGAGCTGTTATTTTCAAAGGAAAAAAATTAGCTGGTGGTAACTTTACAGTTGACATGACTTCATTAACTTCTACAGATTTAACTGGAGAATACCAAGGTAAATTAAACGGTCACTTAAAAGCTGACGATTTCTTTGGAACTGAAAAATTCCCTACTTCAAAATTAGTTTTCAAAACTATCGGAGCTAAATCTACTGACGTTTACACTGTAACTGCAGATTTAACTATTAAAGGAATCACTAAACCAGTAACTTTTGATATTACTGTAAAAGGAAACACTGCTACAACTGCTTTCAAAGTTGACAGAACTAAATACGATATTAAATACGGTTCAGGTAGTTTCTTCGAAGGTTTAGGAGATAAAACTATCAACGACGAATTTGAATTGGCTGTAGCTTTAAAATTCTAA
- a CDS encoding anthranilate synthase component I family protein: MKPFILNTHYKQILADTVTPVSIYFKIRDKFPNSLLLESSDYHGNDNSFSYICCNPIATIKIENEVISKTFPDGTSERIAIDGSTNIPQVIQEFSSQFQSEKNDFKFINNGLFGYISYDAVRYFEKVSIAKKDNATSIPDVFYAVYQNIIAINHFKNEAYIFCHSVDNKNNIAEIEQLLQSRNIASYKFSKEGEGFSNLTDEEFKANVALAKKHCYRGDVFQLVLSRRFTQGFKGDEFNVYRALRSINPSPYLFFFDYGDFKIFGSSPEAQIIVKNRKAEIHPIAGTFKRTGNDERDALLAKELSEDKKENSEHVMLVDLARNDLSRNGHDVNVEKYREVQFFSHVIHLVSKVTGHLHDKATTMQVVADTFPAGTLSGAPKHRAMQLIEECEKTNRNFYGGAIGVMDFDGNFNHAIMIRTFLSKNHQLHCQAGAGIVASSDEESEMQEVYNKLRALNTALEMAENI, from the coding sequence TTGAAACCTTTTATTCTTAATACACATTACAAACAAATTCTGGCAGATACGGTTACGCCAGTAAGCATTTATTTCAAAATAAGAGATAAATTCCCAAACAGTTTATTATTGGAAAGTAGTGATTATCACGGAAATGACAATAGTTTCTCTTACATCTGCTGCAATCCGATTGCTACTATAAAAATCGAAAATGAAGTTATCTCTAAAACTTTTCCTGATGGAACTTCAGAAAGAATCGCTATTGATGGTTCTACTAATATTCCTCAGGTAATTCAGGAATTTTCAAGTCAGTTTCAATCAGAGAAAAACGATTTTAAATTCATTAATAACGGTTTATTCGGATATATCTCTTACGATGCAGTTCGCTATTTTGAGAAAGTTTCAATTGCAAAAAAAGACAATGCCACTTCAATTCCCGATGTTTTTTATGCTGTTTATCAAAATATTATTGCAATCAATCACTTCAAAAATGAAGCATACATTTTCTGCCATAGCGTAGATAACAAAAATAATATTGCAGAAATCGAGCAATTGTTACAATCAAGAAATATTGCTTCTTATAAATTCTCTAAAGAAGGGGAAGGTTTCTCTAACTTAACAGACGAAGAATTTAAAGCAAATGTAGCTTTAGCTAAAAAACACTGCTACCGCGGAGATGTTTTTCAATTAGTTCTTTCTCGTCGATTTACTCAAGGTTTTAAAGGAGACGAATTTAACGTATACAGAGCTTTAAGAAGCATCAACCCTTCTCCATATTTATTCTTTTTTGATTATGGCGATTTCAAAATATTTGGTTCTTCTCCAGAAGCACAAATTATCGTAAAAAATAGAAAAGCTGAAATTCATCCAATTGCCGGAACTTTCAAGAGAACTGGAAACGATGAGCGTGATGCACTTTTAGCAAAAGAACTTTCTGAAGATAAAAAAGAAAATAGCGAACACGTTATGCTAGTCGATTTGGCAAGAAATGATTTAAGCCGAAACGGACATGATGTAAATGTAGAAAAATACAGAGAAGTTCAGTTTTTCTCGCATGTAATTCACCTAGTTTCTAAAGTTACAGGACATTTACACGATAAAGCGACAACTATGCAAGTCGTGGCGGATACTTTTCCTGCAGGAACTTTAAGCGGTGCTCCAAAACACAGAGCCATGCAGTTAATTGAAGAATGTGAAAAAACAAACCGTAATTTCTACGGAGGCGCAATCGGGGTTATGGACTTTGACGGAAACTTTAATCACGCGATTATGATTCGAACGTTTCTTTCTAAAAACCATCAATTGCACTGTCAAGCAGGAGCTGGAATCGTAGCAAGTTCTGATGAAGAAAGCGAAATGCAAGAAGTTTACAATAAATTAAGAGCATTGAATACAGCCTTGGAAATGGCAGAAAACATTTAG
- a CDS encoding anthranilate synthase component II: MKKILVIDNYDSFTYNLVHYLEDLDCEVTVYRNDEFDIEEIAGFEKILLSPGPGIPDEAGLLKAVIEKYSPTKSILGVCLGQQAIGEVFGGTLSNLDKVYHGVATNVKTLVDDEILFEGLGNEFEVGRYHSWVVDSNLPEDLEATSVDENGQIMSLRHKNYDVRGVQFHPESVLTPNGKRILENWIKS; this comes from the coding sequence ATGAAAAAGATTTTAGTTATAGACAATTACGATAGTTTCACTTACAATTTAGTGCACTATTTAGAAGATTTAGATTGCGAAGTTACTGTTTACAGAAATGACGAATTTGATATTGAAGAAATTGCTGGTTTCGAGAAAATATTACTTTCTCCAGGACCTGGAATTCCAGATGAAGCAGGTTTGCTAAAAGCAGTAATCGAAAAATACAGTCCAACAAAAAGTATTCTTGGAGTTTGTTTAGGACAGCAGGCAATTGGAGAAGTTTTTGGCGGAACGCTTTCTAACCTTGACAAAGTGTATCACGGCGTTGCAACAAATGTAAAGACTTTAGTAGACGACGAAATTTTATTTGAAGGTTTAGGAAATGAATTCGAAGTTGGAAGATACCATTCTTGGGTTGTAGACAGTAATTTGCCAGAAGATTTAGAAGCCACTTCGGTAGACGAAAACGGACAAATCATGTCTTTACGTCACAAAAATTATGATGTAAGAGGTGTTCAGTTTCATCCAGAAAGCGTTTTGACACCAAATGGGAAAAGGATTTTAGAGAATTGGATTAAGAGTTAG
- a CDS encoding GNAT family N-acetyltransferase: MEITILETRDINIDDILVLYKANGWSSASKPNELYNGLLNSETLVTAWEGKKLVGLGNAISDGFLTVYYPHLLVLPEYQGKGIGKLILDKMQEKYSNFHMQMLTADGKSVDFYKKNGFERAGKTEPMWIYQGNEH, encoded by the coding sequence ATGGAAATAACAATTTTAGAAACAAGAGATATCAACATTGATGATATTTTAGTTTTGTACAAAGCAAATGGATGGAGTTCAGCTAGTAAACCAAACGAATTGTACAACGGATTATTAAATTCAGAAACATTAGTAACGGCTTGGGAAGGCAAAAAACTTGTTGGACTTGGGAATGCAATTTCTGATGGATTCTTAACAGTTTATTATCCGCATTTACTAGTACTTCCTGAATATCAAGGAAAAGGAATTGGAAAATTGATTTTGGATAAAATGCAAGAAAAATACAGCAACTTTCACATGCAAATGTTAACGGCAGATGGGAAATCGGTTGATTTTTATAAAAAAAATGGTTTCGAAAGAGCTGGAAAAACAGAACCCATGTGGATTTATCAAGGGAATGAACATTAA
- the trpD gene encoding anthranilate phosphoribosyltransferase yields the protein MKTILNKLINHEVLSKEEAKQVLINISSGQYNPSQISAFLTVFMMRSITIDELSGFREALLDLCIRVDLSAYNTIDLCGTGGDGKDTFNISTLASFVSAGAGIKVAKHGNYGVSSISGSSNVMEKMGIKFSNDPSFLEKCIDQAGICVLHAPLFHPAMKNVGPIRKELAVKTFFNMLGPMVNPSFPQNQLVGVFNLELARMYAYLYQNTDVNFTILHSLDGYDEISLTGPTKTISNHMEGMLNPEDFGVHLLSQTEIEGGKTIEESAEIFTNIISGKGNEAQNNVVCANASMAISTVTKCSPKEGFELAKESLLSGKGHQALKKLQELSK from the coding sequence ATGAAAACAATATTAAATAAATTAATCAACCACGAAGTGCTTTCTAAAGAAGAAGCAAAACAGGTATTGATTAATATATCAAGCGGTCAGTATAATCCAAGTCAGATTTCGGCATTTTTGACTGTTTTTATGATGCGAAGCATAACAATTGATGAACTTTCGGGCTTTCGTGAAGCTTTGTTAGATTTATGTATTCGTGTCGATTTATCAGCCTATAATACAATCGATTTGTGTGGAACGGGCGGTGACGGAAAAGACACTTTCAACATTTCAACTTTAGCTTCTTTTGTTTCTGCTGGAGCAGGAATAAAAGTGGCAAAACACGGAAATTACGGAGTTTCATCTATTTCTGGATCAAGCAACGTAATGGAAAAAATGGGAATTAAATTCAGTAACGATCCTTCGTTTTTAGAAAAATGTATAGATCAGGCTGGAATCTGTGTCTTGCACGCTCCCCTATTTCACCCAGCAATGAAAAATGTTGGACCAATTAGAAAAGAACTGGCGGTAAAAACATTCTTCAATATGTTAGGCCCAATGGTAAATCCATCATTCCCACAAAATCAATTGGTTGGGGTTTTCAATTTAGAGTTGGCAAGAATGTATGCGTATTTATATCAAAACACCGATGTGAATTTTACCATCTTACATTCGCTTGACGGATATGACGAAATTTCATTAACTGGCCCGACAAAAACAATTTCTAACCACATGGAAGGAATGTTGAATCCAGAAGATTTTGGCGTTCACCTTTTATCTCAAACTGAAATCGAAGGCGGAAAAACCATCGAAGAATCAGCTGAAATCTTTACCAATATTATTTCAGGAAAAGGAAACGAAGCACAGAATAATGTAGTTTGTGCCAATGCCTCAATGGCAATTTCAACCGTTACAAAATGCTCTCCAAAAGAAGGATTTGAATTAGCAAAAGAAAGTTTATTGTCTGGAAAAGGACATCAAGCCTTAAAAAAATTACAAGAATTAAGTAAATAA
- the trpC gene encoding indole-3-glycerol phosphate synthase TrpC — MNILDKIIIDKKREVVLKKSIIPVSQLEASVFFGKQTISLSQKLKESNSGIIAEHKRRSPSKSIINNNFTVEEVVKGYENAGACGISVLTDGKYFGGSLDDLLLARASVNIPLLRKEFIVDEYQILEAKAHGADLILLIAAVLTRDEIKSLSEFAKSLGLEVLLEVHNQEELEKSIMPTLDMIGVNNRNLKTFEVSLDFSKELASQIPNDFVKVSESGISSIEAIQELKPYGYKGFLIGENFMKTDNAGQAATEFISRI, encoded by the coding sequence ATGAACATTTTAGATAAAATAATAATAGATAAAAAAAGAGAAGTTGTTCTAAAGAAATCAATTATTCCAGTTTCTCAATTGGAAGCTTCTGTATTTTTTGGAAAACAGACTATTTCTCTTAGTCAGAAATTAAAAGAAAGTAATTCTGGAATTATCGCAGAACACAAACGCCGTTCTCCTTCAAAATCAATCATCAACAATAATTTTACGGTTGAAGAAGTAGTAAAAGGTTACGAAAATGCTGGAGCTTGCGGAATCTCAGTTTTAACTGATGGAAAATATTTCGGTGGATCACTAGATGATTTACTTTTAGCAAGAGCATCAGTAAATATTCCACTTTTGCGAAAAGAATTTATTGTAGACGAATATCAGATCTTAGAAGCAAAAGCACATGGAGCCGATTTGATTTTATTAATCGCTGCGGTTTTAACTCGTGACGAAATTAAATCTTTATCTGAATTTGCCAAAAGCTTAGGTTTAGAGGTTTTGTTAGAAGTTCACAATCAAGAAGAATTAGAAAAATCAATTATGCCGACTTTAGACATGATTGGTGTGAATAACAGAAACTTAAAAACATTTGAAGTAAGTTTAGATTTTAGCAAAGAATTAGCATCTCAAATTCCAAATGATTTTGTAAAAGTATCCGAAAGCGGCATTTCATCAATTGAAGCCATCCAAGAACTAAAACCATACGGCTACAAAGGTTTCTTAATTGGAGAAAACTTCATGAAAACCGATAATGCGGGACAAGCAGCAACGGAATTTATTAGTAGAATATAA
- a CDS encoding phosphoribosylanthranilate isomerase has product MKLKICGMKYPENILEVGALLPDYMGFIFWEKSARYCNGNVPELIKTIKKMGVFVDQSQEEILEKVTKYNLQAVQLHGNESVEFLTKLKNQLPKKIEIIKVFSADENFDFEIIKPFEAVSDYFLFDTKGKLPGGNGTTFDWTILKKYNSKKPFFLSGGIGMKELKAIEEISKTNLPIYAVDVNSKFEIEPGLKNKNLLSNFKRKFDVANF; this is encoded by the coding sequence ATGAAACTCAAAATATGCGGTATGAAATATCCTGAAAATATTCTCGAAGTAGGCGCGCTTTTGCCTGACTATATGGGATTTATTTTCTGGGAAAAGTCCGCTAGATATTGCAACGGGAATGTTCCCGAATTGATAAAGACAATCAAAAAAATGGGCGTTTTTGTCGATCAGAGTCAGGAAGAAATTCTAGAAAAAGTCACAAAATACAATTTACAAGCCGTTCAATTACACGGAAATGAATCGGTTGAATTTTTAACGAAATTAAAAAATCAATTGCCAAAGAAAATTGAAATCATAAAAGTATTTTCTGCAGATGAAAATTTTGATTTTGAAATAATTAAGCCTTTTGAAGCGGTCAGCGATTATTTTTTGTTTGACACCAAAGGAAAACTTCCAGGAGGAAACGGAACAACTTTCGATTGGACCATATTAAAAAAATACAATTCCAAAAAACCTTTCTTTTTGAGCGGTGGCATCGGAATGAAGGAATTAAAAGCTATTGAAGAAATTTCAAAAACCAATTTACCAATCTACGCTGTCGATGTAAATAGTAAATTTGAAATTGAACCAGGGCTAAAAAATAAAAATCTATTAAGCAACTTCAAACGCAAATTTGATGTTGCCAACTTTTAA
- the trpB gene encoding tryptophan synthase subunit beta: MSFNVNEKGYYGEFGGAYIPEMLYPNVEELRQKYLSIMDEPDFKAEFNQLLKDYVGRPSPLYFAKRLSEKYNTKVYLKREDLNHTGAHKVNNTIGQILLAKRLGKKRIIAETGAGQHGVATATVCALMGIECIVYMGEIDIARQAPNVARMKMLGAEVRPALSGSRTLKDATNEAIRDWINNPVDTHYIIGSAIGPHPYPDMVTRFQSIISEEIKWQLKEKEGRENPDYVVACIGGGSNAAGTYYHFLHEPEVGIIAVEAAGKGVDSGHSAATSKLGKVGVIHGCKTLLMQTPDGQITEPYSISAGLDYPGVGPLHAHLAQTGRGEFFSVTDDDAMNAGLQLTKLEGIIPAIESAHAFAVLDQKKFKPSDIVVISLSGRGDKDLDNYIDYFKL, encoded by the coding sequence ATGAGTTTTAACGTTAACGAAAAAGGATATTACGGAGAATTTGGAGGAGCTTATATTCCGGAAATGTTATATCCAAACGTAGAAGAATTACGCCAAAAATACTTAAGTATTATGGACGAACCTGACTTTAAAGCAGAGTTCAACCAATTGCTTAAAGATTATGTGGGACGCCCTAGTCCGTTGTATTTTGCAAAACGCTTGTCTGAAAAATACAATACCAAAGTTTATCTAAAAAGAGAAGACTTAAACCATACGGGAGCACACAAAGTAAACAACACCATTGGACAAATCTTACTTGCAAAACGTTTGGGCAAAAAAAGAATTATTGCCGAAACTGGAGCTGGTCAACACGGTGTTGCAACTGCAACAGTTTGCGCTTTAATGGGAATTGAATGCATCGTTTATATGGGCGAAATTGACATTGCACGTCAGGCACCAAACGTAGCGCGTATGAAAATGTTAGGCGCAGAAGTTCGTCCGGCACTTTCAGGTTCAAGAACTTTAAAAGATGCAACTAACGAGGCAATCCGCGATTGGATCAATAATCCTGTAGATACACATTATATTATTGGGTCTGCAATTGGACCGCATCCTTATCCTGATATGGTGACGCGTTTTCAGAGTATCATTTCAGAAGAAATCAAATGGCAGTTGAAAGAAAAAGAAGGACGCGAAAATCCTGATTACGTTGTGGCTTGTATCGGTGGAGGAAGTAATGCTGCTGGAACATACTATCACTTTTTGCATGAGCCAGAAGTTGGAATTATTGCCGTTGAAGCAGCTGGAAAAGGAGTTGATAGCGGTCATAGTGCGGCAACAAGCAAACTAGGTAAAGTTGGTGTTATACATGGCTGTAAAACGCTTTTAATGCAAACTCCTGATGGACAAATTACAGAACCGTATTCTATTTCAGCTGGATTAGATTATCCTGGAGTTGGTCCATTACATGCACATTTGGCACAAACAGGGCGCGGCGAATTTTTCTCTGTTACCGATGACGATGCTATGAATGCTGGTTTACAGCTTACAAAATTAGAAGGAATTATTCCAGCAATAGAAAGCGCACACGCGTTTGCGGTTTTAGATCAAAAAAAATTCAAACCAAGCGACATTGTTGTAATAAGTCTTTCTGGACGTGGCGATAAAGATTTAGATAATTACATTGATTACTTTAAATTGTAA
- a CDS encoding gamma-glutamylcyclotransferase family protein, which produces MEKLFSYGTLRSKQVQMQIFKKVLVGTPDQLLGYKLKSLQIEEEFGMADYVVAIASENAEENIHGVVFNVTSADLAKVDLFESNSYRRVQVKLQSGTVAWVYTENK; this is translated from the coding sequence ATGGAAAAGTTATTCTCATACGGAACATTAAGATCGAAACAAGTTCAAATGCAGATTTTTAAAAAAGTATTAGTTGGAACTCCAGATCAGCTCTTGGGTTATAAACTAAAAAGTTTACAGATCGAAGAAGAATTTGGAATGGCAGATTATGTGGTTGCAATTGCAAGTGAAAACGCGGAAGAAAATATACATGGTGTTGTCTTTAATGTTACCAGTGCAGATTTAGCAAAAGTAGATTTATTTGAATCTAATTCGTACCGAAGAGTTCAGGTTAAACTGCAATCAGGAACAGTAGCTTGGGTTTATACCGAAAATAAATAA